One Bdellovibrio bacteriovorus str. Tiberius DNA segment encodes these proteins:
- a CDS encoding nucleoside deaminase, with amino-acid sequence MNKEFMLRAIELSRNNMRAGAGGPFGAVIVKDGKIIGEGWNKVTSSNDPTAHAEVSAIRDACSKISNFELAGAEIYTSCEPCPMCLSAIYWARIEKIYYGNTRKDAAEINFDDDFLYQEIPKDLKDRKVPMVQCAHTEALEVFKEWDSKTDKVPY; translated from the coding sequence ATGAACAAAGAATTTATGTTAAGAGCCATCGAGCTTTCCAGAAACAACATGCGTGCCGGCGCAGGCGGTCCTTTTGGGGCAGTCATTGTTAAAGACGGCAAAATCATCGGTGAAGGTTGGAACAAAGTGACTTCCTCCAACGACCCGACCGCGCATGCTGAAGTTTCTGCTATCCGCGACGCTTGCTCCAAAATCAGTAATTTTGAACTGGCTGGTGCGGAAATCTATACAAGCTGCGAACCTTGTCCAATGTGCTTGTCTGCCATCTACTGGGCCCGCATTGAAAAGATTTATTACGGCAACACCCGTAAAGACGCCGCTGAAATCAACTTCGACGACGACTTCCTTTATCAGGAAATTCCAAAAGACCTCAAAGACCGCAAAGTACCCATGGTTCAATGCGCTCACACAGAAGCATTGGAAGTTTTCAAAGAGTGGGACAGTAAGACCGACAAGGTTCCGTACTAA
- a CDS encoding helix-turn-helix domain-containing protein, with product MAIKSIKSTKDLSLLLKARREELGISQAELAQLCNLSVNGISKLESNKDGSREVKLSTLFKLGKFLGFELALKVEE from the coding sequence ATGGCCATCAAATCGATTAAAAGCACCAAGGACCTCTCTCTGCTATTGAAAGCGAGAAGAGAAGAACTGGGAATTTCTCAGGCCGAACTGGCTCAGCTCTGCAATCTTTCCGTGAACGGTATCAGCAAACTAGAAAGCAATAAAGACGGCAGCCGAGAAGTAAAACTTTCGACGCTTTTTAAGCTCGGAAAATTTTTAGGCTTTGAACTGGCTCTGAAGGTCGAAGAATGA
- the queF gene encoding preQ(1) synthase encodes MKKKNGRDSKELADFALGEIQTHYPETYAPEVLEAFDNKNPGKIAWTTFVCTEFTSLCPKTRQPDFAKIFINYIADKKMVESKSLKLYLFSFRNHGDFHEDCVQTICDDLVKLMKPKYIEVIGEFTPRGGIAIYPYANYAAKDKFFQDLYKKRMSEYAPGKYSMELSKLY; translated from the coding sequence ATGAAAAAGAAAAACGGCCGTGATTCCAAAGAGCTTGCTGATTTCGCCTTGGGTGAAATTCAGACCCACTATCCAGAAACATATGCTCCAGAAGTTCTGGAGGCCTTTGACAACAAAAACCCGGGCAAGATCGCCTGGACAACTTTTGTGTGCACTGAATTCACGTCGTTGTGCCCTAAGACCCGTCAGCCGGATTTCGCAAAGATCTTTATCAACTACATCGCTGACAAGAAAATGGTCGAATCCAAATCCCTGAAACTGTATCTGTTCAGCTTCCGTAACCACGGGGACTTCCACGAAGACTGCGTGCAGACCATCTGTGATGATCTGGTGAAGTTGATGAAGCCCAAATACATCGAAGTTATCGGCGAGTTTACTCCGCGCGGGGGGATTGCGATTTACCCTTACGCGAACTATGCGGCGAAAGATAAGTTCTTCCAGGATCTTTATAAAAAGCGCATGAGCGAATACGCTCCGGGTAAGTACTCTATGGAGCTTTCAAAGCTCTACTAA
- a CDS encoding type II toxin-antitoxin system HipA family toxin, which produces MKSLNVFFQDILVGRLLQSEDLTYSFSYSQQWLGYKNKFSLSLAMPLQAEPFGNRITLSFFENLLPEGGVREAIARSRQTQGPYEFLKEYGEDCAGAVIISGKEKSPYNPALESKNVPINMERVYDAIENHHSVAHVIAELEPGYLSLAGAQDKFPAIYADGIFFLPDNAGPTTHIIKVPINRQGIKESVFNEYYCMQLASLCGFNIPVNQIVYSGKHPLFVIERYDREKDRKGVVRRIHQQDFCQAQGFTSEKKYESKGGPSILDNYKLIVDNVTIKERLRSTYAYLDWICFNLLIGNNDSHSKNISFLLRDNRIELAPFYDLVSTALYPSLNRQFSFKIGGRDEYSQIGKNQFAELDRELGLKVGTMADRMKHTYQNINAHKDDLAKNITEMFSEVRIVSRISELIEHRAKGFSQQGVELLFSPISPFAAGSIKK; this is translated from the coding sequence ATGAAGTCACTTAATGTGTTTTTTCAAGACATCCTGGTGGGACGCCTTCTTCAAAGCGAAGATCTCACCTATTCGTTTTCGTACTCCCAGCAGTGGCTAGGTTATAAAAATAAGTTCTCGCTTAGTTTGGCGATGCCATTGCAGGCAGAGCCCTTTGGTAATCGCATCACTTTATCATTCTTTGAAAATTTATTACCTGAAGGAGGCGTTCGAGAGGCAATCGCCAGATCTCGTCAAACACAAGGTCCCTACGAGTTTTTAAAAGAATATGGAGAAGACTGCGCCGGAGCGGTGATTATCAGTGGTAAAGAAAAATCCCCATACAATCCGGCCTTAGAATCCAAGAATGTTCCGATTAATATGGAGAGAGTCTACGACGCTATTGAGAATCATCATTCTGTTGCGCACGTAATAGCCGAACTTGAACCTGGGTATCTTTCATTGGCCGGCGCTCAAGATAAATTTCCGGCGATATATGCCGACGGGATCTTTTTTTTGCCGGATAATGCTGGCCCCACGACCCATATCATCAAAGTTCCCATCAATCGCCAGGGCATTAAAGAGTCCGTTTTTAACGAGTACTATTGTATGCAGCTGGCAAGTCTTTGTGGTTTCAACATTCCGGTAAATCAGATTGTTTACAGCGGCAAGCATCCTCTTTTTGTGATCGAAAGATATGATCGGGAAAAAGACAGAAAGGGTGTAGTTCGTCGAATTCACCAACAGGATTTTTGTCAGGCTCAAGGCTTCACCAGCGAAAAAAAATACGAAAGTAAAGGCGGACCTTCTATTTTAGACAATTATAAATTGATCGTTGATAATGTGACAATCAAGGAGCGCCTTCGAAGTACTTATGCCTACCTAGACTGGATTTGCTTTAATCTGCTTATTGGGAATAATGATTCGCATTCAAAAAATATCTCCTTCTTGCTGAGGGATAATAGAATTGAACTTGCCCCCTTTTATGATCTGGTGTCGACTGCTCTCTATCCGAGTTTAAATCGTCAATTTTCTTTTAAAATTGGTGGTCGGGACGAGTATTCGCAGATTGGCAAAAATCAATTCGCCGAACTTGATCGAGAACTTGGTTTGAAGGTTGGTACTATGGCCGATCGAATGAAGCACACCTATCAAAATATCAATGCTCATAAAGACGATCTTGCGAAAAATATTACAGAGATGTTTAGCGAAGTGCGAATAGTAAGTCGAATCTCTGAGCTTATCGAGCATCGTGCCAAGGGCTTTTCCCAGCAAGGGGTTGAACTTTTATTTTCACCTATTAGTCCGTTTGCGGCGGGTTCTATTAAGAAATGA